The following are encoded in a window of Rhizobium sp. WYJ-E13 genomic DNA:
- the rpmE gene encoding 50S ribosomal protein L31 has translation MKEGIHPDYHVIKVVMTDGTEYETRSTWGSEGAVMNLEIDSKSHPAWTGGNQQLMDRGGRVSKFNKRFGGLGL, from the coding sequence ATGAAGGAAGGCATCCATCCCGACTACCACGTCATCAAGGTAGTCATGACCGATGGCACCGAGTACGAAACCCGCTCGACCTGGGGTTCGGAAGGCGCTGTCATGAATCTCGAAATCGACTCCAAGTCGCACCCGGCCTGGACTGGCGGCAACCAGCAGCTCATGGACCGCGGCGGCCGTGTTTCGAAGTTCAACAAGCGTTTCGGCGGCCTCGGCCTCTAA